The segment CGCCCACCACGATGGCACGGCCATTGATCCGGTCACCAGTCACACCGATGTGACAGAAGTTCGAGCCGCGCACGTGATGCGTAGACGGTGTTTCACCAAACGGCAGAACGAAAATGAACGGCTCTTCCTCATACGCATTTTGCAACGTTTTATAAACAGCTTGCGGGTCACCTTTGACGTATGTGGTGGCCAGAATACCGCGATTTGCAGGCATCAGATGCGGGGTAAACTGAACCTGAACCTCCTGCCCCGCAATGGCAGAAAATTCCTGATCAAATTCACCCTGATGCCGGTGGGTGCCGCCGACGGCATAGGCATTGTACCCCTCGGACAGTTCCGCATGCAGAAGATTTTCCTTAAGGCTCCGCCCAGCCCCCGAAACCGCACATTTCATGTCGAGGATAATATCCGTAAGGTCGATCACAGCCTCCGCGATCAGCGGCCGCAGGATGAATTGCCCGATTGCCGCGTTGCAGCCTGTCCCGGCAACCAGACGCGCGCTGGCGATCTCATTTCGGTAGAACTCGGTCAGCCCGTAAACCGCCTCTGATTGCATCTCGATCGCGGCATGATCGTTGCCATACCATTTCTTGTATTCTGCCGGATTGCGCAGCCGAAAATCCGCGGACAAATCAACGATTTTTAACGATTTTGGCAGTTTGCTGATCACCTCTTGGCTGGTCTTGTGCGGCAGCGCGCAGAAACACAGATCCACGGTATCAAAATCAATCTGTTCCCACGTTACCAGATCCGGCAGCGTCAGATGGCGCAGATGCGGAAACACCTGGGCCATGCTCTGGCCCGCCTTGGAATTCGCCGCCAGCGCCACAATCTCCATGCTGGGATGGGTGGCAATCAGGCGGATAAGTTCGGCGCCAGTATAGCCGCTCGCTCCGATGATGGCGATCTTGTGGGTCATGTCATGCTCCGAATGCGCGGGCCATGCCGCGCTGTCCTGTAGTTCTATCCGAGGGGGCCAACCGAGGCCAGCCCACGACGATCACGCTTTCTCAAACACAATCCGTCGTCGCAGGAACTGTGTGGCGCGATCTGAAACACGGCGCGGATCTCCCGTGGTCAGGAACTTTGACTCGTCCCCCCGACCCAGCATTCCGGGATGACGTATCAGATAGTCGGCCAGCGACTCGGCCACAAGATTGGCCTGAGAATAGACGCTGACATTTGCCCCCAACGCGTCCTGAAACGCCTCCTGCATCAGCGGATAGTGTGTGCAGCCCAGGATCGCGGCCTGCGGTTCCGGCATCTTGCGTTTCAACGCGTCCACGTGCGACCGTACCAGCGCTTCGGCAAGGATCAGGTCGCCATCCTCAATAGCATCGACAACACCACCGCAGGCCTGCGCCTCGACATCGACACCAATCGCGCGAAACGCCAGTTCACGCTGGAACGCGCGGCTGCGCACTGTAGCGGGTGTCGCAAACAGCGCCACATGTTTGACCGCCACTTCGCGCGGTGGGGAATTGTCGCCCCATTGCCGCTCTGTCATCGCTTCGATCAGAGGGACAAAGACGCCCAGAACACGTTTTTCCGGCGGCAGCCAGCTTTCTTGCATGCGCCGAAGCGCCGCAGCGGACGCCGTGTTGCAGGCCAATATGACCAGATCGCAGCCCGCCGCCCACAGGCGTTCAACGGCGGCGCAGGTCAGTTGATAGACGTCATCGGCATCACGTACGCCATAAGGCGCATTGGCGCTGTCGCCCAGGTAGACAAACGGCACCTCGGGCAATTTTTTCACCACGGCGTCCAGAACCGTCAGCCCACCCAGCCCAGAATCAAACACCCCAACCGCCATTGAAACACTATCCTTTATGCGCAGGCGCTTACGCCTTGACCTTGTGCTTTTCCTCGAACTCAAAGCCGTAGTCACACGACACGAGCGGGTTTGGAGACAGGTCATACGTCGCTTTGCGCAGGAAATCCATCATCGCGCGCGAGTCTTTGGTATGGGGTTGCAGCACCTCGGGGGGAATTGGCTGGCCGATGACGACCTGAACCGGCGTATCCACCCGTTTGTGGAATTCCTTGATCAGCAGCCCCATACGCAGCGTCGTGTGCAGATGGCTCGCTACTTGGAACAGGCGGCTTGTGTGACCATCAAAATAGATCGGCACTACGGTTGCACCGCTTTTGGCCACCATTCGGGCGGTAAAGCTGCGCCAGCCCGGATCCATCGGCCGGGAAAAGGGTTTCGCTGCGGTGGACACCGTGCCGCCTGGAAAGACACCGATCGCGCCACCATCCCCCAGATAACGCAGCGCCTCTTTGCGCGTCTCAACATTCAACGCGACCGCTTCTTTGGTTTCGTCGAACGAAATTGGCAGGATCACGCGTTCAAGATCCTGGGCCTTGCGAAACACCCGGTGGGCCAGAATGCGAAAATCTCCGCGCGCCACCGACAGAATGTGGCCCAGCATCAACCCATCCAGGATGCCATATGGATGGTTCGCAATGACAATTAGCGGCCCGGTCTTGGGGATGTTGTCGATCGCGCCACCAATCACATCGAGGCCCAGACCGTAGCGCTCGACGATGACCTGCCAGAAGTCCCGGCCTTTGGCGACTTCGGCCTCGTACCCTTTGGCGCGTTTGATCAGGCTGATCCGCCCAGTGGCGTTTTCCATCAGGCGGATCATCGCCCGTCCCGATCGGGTACTGGCAGAGTAGGAATACGAAATGTCGCGGGCGATGTGATGCGTTACGGGCATCTGGCAGATTCTCCGAAGGTGCGGCCCGTCAAATGGGTTTTTTCTGTTGTGACCAGTAAGTGTAACATCTGCGTAAATGTTGTATGACTGATCACTCCGCAGCGTGGCGCACCGGCGCGCCGCCCGCGCGAATGGTCGCCAGCAACTCTTCCCGGCGCTTTGCCGCCTTTATCTCTGCCGCCTCTTTTACCGGCCCAAAACCTTTGATCTGCATCGGTAATTCAGCCAGTGCGACGACAGCGTCCATCGTTTCGGGCCGGACATCCGCCAGAATTTTGGCCATATCCGCCTCGTATTGGCTGATCAGATCGCGTTCCATCCTGCGCTCTTTCGTGCGGCCAAAGGGATCGAATGGCGTGCCGCGCAGCTTGCGCAGTTTTGCCAGAACAGCGAACCCGCGCAGCATTCCCGGCCCGAACTGGCGTTTGATCGGTCGACCGTCGGCACCGGTCTTGCTCAGGATCGGCGGCGCGAGGTGGAAGGACAAGCGAAAATCGCCATCAAACTGTTCAGCGGCCTTGGCGCGGCTGTGCAACAGCAGCCGGGCCACCTCGTATTCATCCTTGTAACTCAGCAGCTTGTGATATCCCTTTGCGACCGCTTCCCGCAGCCTGGGGTTTTCGATACCGTCAACCAGCTTGCGATAGCGCCGCGCGAGCGCCTTGCCCTGATACGCGATCAGATGATCGGATCGAAAGGCGATACGTTCCTCTAGGGTTTGCGGCAAAATCAGTACTTTGGGGGGCAATATTGCATTTACATCATCCGTATGCGTCACCGCCCAGCGACCGATTTCGAACGCCCGCAGGTTCCGGTCAACGGCGGCACCATTCAGCCGAATTGCTGCCTCGATCGCGGATTTTCTCAGCGGCACAAGGCCCCGTTGCCAGGCGGCACCAAGGATCATCATGTTGGAGAATATCGAATCCCCCAGCGTGACGCGCGCCAGTTCAGAAGCATCAAACAGCACAATCCGATCTTGAAGCCGGGCCTCAAGAGCAAGCTGTAACCGGTCCGTTGGCAATGAGAATTCAGTATTTCTGGTAAAGTCACCTGTGATAATCTCGTGACTGTTCACCACTCCGCCAGTACGACCGCTGCGCATCAGGCCCAGTGTCTTGGCTCCGGCTGACACCACCAGATCGCCACCGATCAGTGCATCACATTCACCAGTTGCGACCCGTATCGCACTGATATCCTCGGGAGTTTCCGCAAGACGGCAATGGATATGCACCGCGCCTCCCTTTTGAGCGAGCCCCGCCATCTCCATCATCCCGGCGCCTTTGCCGTCGATCTGTGCGGCCTGAGCCAGCACCGCGCCAATGGTCACCACGCCTGTACCGCCAACGCCCGTCACAATCACGTTCCAGGTGCCATCGATCACCGGCAGAACCGGATCAGGCAAGTCAGGCAAGGTCAGGTCGGTGGTTTGATCCTTGCGGATCGTCGCCCCTTCCAAGGTGATAAACGACGGGCAAAACCCCTTGAGACAGGAAAAATCCTTGTTGCACGACGACTGGTCGATGGCGCGCTTGCGACCCAGTTCGGTCTCGACCGGGACAATGGACACGCAGTTGGACTGGACGCCGCAGTCGCCGCAGCCTTCACAGACATCTGTGTTGATAAACACGCGCTTGTCGATATCGGGAAAGCTGCCCCGCTTGCGACGGCGACGTTTTTCGGCGGCGCAGGTCTGGACATAGACGATGGCGGATACGCCGGGATGATTGGCGTAGGTTTTCTGGATTGTCTCCAGCTCGCCCCGCTCGGCCTTGTCTATGTCGGCGGGGTAAGCCGCCAGATCGACATCCTCTTTCTCGTCATAGACCAGCGCGACGTTTTCAACGCCCATCGCCTTGAGTTCACGCACGATGCGAGGCGCAGTCAGACCACCATCGTTCTTTTGCCCGCCGGTCATGGCGACGGCGTCATTGTACAGGATCTTGTAGGTGATGGTTGTCCCTGCCAGCAGCGCCGCGCGGATCGCCTGCACACCGGAATGGTTGTAGGTGCCGTCGCCCAAATTCTGGAACACATGACCAGTTTTTGAAAATGGTGCCTCACCGATCCAGTTCGCACCCTCGCCCCCCATATGGGTAAAGCCGGTGGTCGAGCGGTCCATCCACTGCACCATGTAATGACAGCCAATTCCGGCATAGGCGCGCGACCCTTCTGGCACCTTGGTCGAGGAATTGTGTGGGCAGCCCGAGCAGAAATACGGCAAGCGGGCGGCGATTTCTTCGGCATTGTCGGCGCGCCGCGCCTCGTCCAGTCGCAGCAGGCCTGCGCGGATGCCATCGGTGCCACGGCCCTCGTCCACCAGAATTCCGCCCAGCTTTTCGGCAATCAGAAAGGGATCGAGCGCGCCGCGTGTCGGGAACAGTTCCGGGCCGTGCATCGACCCTGCGCCACCACCCTTGTGCCAACCCCAGACGCGGCGACCCTGACGGTCGTTAAAAATCGCCTCTTTGATCTGGATTTCGATCAGCTTGCGCTTTTCTTCGACCACCACGATCAAATCCACCCCGTCAGCCCAATCATGAAACCCCTGCATATCCAGCGGAAAGGTCTGGCCGATCTTGTAGGTGGTCAGCCCCAGCCGCTCGGCCTCGTTCGCGTCGATGTTCAGCAGCGACAGCGCGTGCACCAGATCGAGCCAGTTCTTGCCCGCCGCGACAAAGCCAATCTTGGCGCCGGGTTTGCCCCAGATCCGCTTGTCCATACCATTGGCACGGGAAAACGCCTCGGCGGCGAAGCGTTTGTAGTCGATCATCCGCGCCTCTTGCGCGTGGGGCGTGTCGATCAGCCGGATGTTCAACCCGCCCTCGGGCATGTCAAACGGCGGTATGACCAGCGGCATCCGATCCGGACGGCCATCGACCACGGCTGTTGCCTCGACTGTGTCCTTCATCGTCTTGAGCCCGACCCAGAGGCCCGAAAACCGAGACAGGGCAAAGCCGTAGATGCCGTAGTCGAGGATTTCCTGCACACCTGCGGGGGATACAACCGGCATATAGGCATCGACCATCGCCCATTCTGACTGGTGCAGCACGGTTGACGATTCGCCGGTGTGGTCGTCACCCATGGCCATGATCACGCCGCCATTGGTCGAAGACCCTGCCATATTGGCATGCCGCATCACATCGCCGGACCGATCCACGCCCGGCCCCTTGCCATACCAAAGGCCAAAGACCCCGTCATACTTGCCCTCGCCGCGCAATTCGGCCTGTTGCGCGCCCCATAGCGCGGTCGCGGCCAGATCCTCGTTCAGGCCTTCCTTGAACAGGACATCCGACGCGATCAGTTCCTTGGCCGCGCGGTTCATCTGCATGTCGACCGCGCCCAGCGGCGAACCGCGATATCCGGTCACATATCCTGCGGTATTCAATCCTGCGTTGCGATCACGCGCCTTTTGCATCAGCATCAGGCGGACAAGCGCCTGTGTGCCGTTCAAAAGAACCTGTGGCTTGCTCAGGTCAAAGCGGTCATTCAAGGTGATCTGGTGAGTGCTCATCGTTCGCCTCCCGTCGCGCAATGATCGTCCAATCCAACTCTATAATAGGTCACAAACGCTGACCTGAGAAGAAAAAACGTATATTCACCGAACCTTTCGCATGGTTATGCCTAAAACAATTCATTGTTTCGTGTAGAGACGACGTAGCAGTCGGAAAGTTGAGATTATGGATTGGGATAAGCTTAGAATATTTCACGCGGTGGCGGACGCCGGTAGCCTGACTCATGCGGGTGATACCCTGCATCTGTCGCAGTCTGCGGTGTCGCGGCAGATACGCGCGCTCGAAGAATCGCTGAACACCACGCTGTTCCACCGCCACGCGCGGGGGTTGATTCTGACCGAACAGGGCGAGTTGCTGTTTGATGCCACAGTGTCGATGGTCAAACGCATCGACGCCGCCACCGCGCGCATCCGCGACAGCGAGGAAGAGGTGTTTGGTGAATTGCGGGTGACCACGACCACCGGCTTTGGCTCGCTCTGGCTGGCGCCGCGTCTGCCCAAGCTGTATGAAAAATATCCCGATCTCAAGATCGACCTGATGCTGGAAGAGCGCGTTCTTGACCTGCCGATGCGCGAAGCGGATGTCGCCATCCGAATGAAAGAACCCAGCCAGGCGGATCTGATCCGCAAGCGTCTGATGAACATCCGGATGAGGCTCTATGCGTCGCCGGATTATCTGGAGCAGCATGGCGTGCCCCAGTCGATCGAGGAAATGGCGAACTACCGTCTGATCTGCCAGAATACGCGGTCAGCCCAGGTTGGCGCCGGTCTGAACATGGTGCAGAATTTGCTGACCTATGACATCCAGTCAATGCTCACGGTTAACAATTACTTTGGCGTGTTGCAGGCGGTCCTGGCCGGGCTCGGTATTGGCGTGTTGCCCGATTACATCATCGAGGATTTTCCGTCCGTCGTACGTGTCCTGCCCGACTATGAATCCGGCGAAGTCCCAGTGTTTCTGGCCTACCCCGAAGAATTGCGCCAATCCAAGCGGATAGCGGCGTTTCGCGACTTTGTGCAGGAAGAAATCTTTGCCCACCGTCAACAGCGCAAGGCGATGGGAGATGCCTAAGACTGTGGTATGCACCACACGCATGGCGGAAATGCTGCACCTGCGGCGTAATAACCGTTGATCGTTTTCAGACTGGCTATTAAATGGGCTTATGAAGGTTGATGCGCTGAACGGTGCATCATCTTCATACCTCCCTGTTGGACTTCGGCCGAGCTTTATGCTCGGCCTTTTTTTCGCCTTTGCGGTTGGGAAAAACCATCTTATCCAGACGTGTTTGCCGAAATTTGGGCCGCATATCGCCAGACCCGTAATGCCGGATCAACCGCGCTTCATCGCGCCTGCGAACAAAATGATCAGCAGCGCCAACAGAGCCAGCAGCAGAAACGCCACCGGCAGTGATGTAAGTCCGGCCAGGAACCCGATGACCGGCGGCCCCAGCAACATGCCGCCATAGCCCAAGGTCGCGACGCTGGCGATGGCCTGACCTCCACCGATGCCCTTTTCTGCAGCAGCACGTGAAAAGGCCAGCGGCATGATCACCGCATATCCCACGCCCATCATGCCAAAGCCCAGTAGCACCAGCCACACACCGAACGCCTGGCCCGGTGCCAGTACCGGACCGGACACAGCGACCAAAACCCCAAGCAACGCCGCCACGCCGGACAGACGTGCCGCGCGGACCGGGCCAAAACGCTGCACGATCCAGCCGCCGGACAGTCGCGTCACGACCATCGCAATTGAAAACACCGCATATCCCAGCGCCGCCTGCGCCCGCACGGCACCGGCTGCAGTTTCCAGATAAACTGCGCTCCAATCCGCCATCGCGCCTTCGCCCAGCGATGCGGCAGCCGCCACCAATCCGACTGCGACCAGCGGGCCGGTCGGCAGGGCAAAGATGCGCGCTGATGGCTTTGATTTTTCCGACTCCCATTGCTTGGCGGTCATCCACAGCGCCACAAGCACCAAAACCACAGCCATACACGCAAAATGTGGCAAGACACCGATCCCCAACCGGATCGCGACATACCCCGACGCGGCGCCGATTCCGGCGCCCAGACTGAACATGGCGTGGAACCACGACATGACAGGACGTGCCAGGTGACGCTCGACCTCGGTAGCCCAGGCGTTCATCGACACATCCATTGACCCATGCGCCGCGCCGAACAGAAAAAGGCACAGCATCAAAACCGGCAACGTCGGCGCCAGCGCCACCTCGGCCAGCGACAGGCCATAAAGAATCGCAATGACCCGCGTCAGGTCCGCAGCGCCAACCCGGTCAGTCAGCCTGCCCGAAAGTGGAAATGACAGGATCGCCCCAGCCGCGAGACATAACAACAACACGCCAAGCAGGTCAGGCGACAGTTCGAACCGATCAACAAACGCCGGAATACGCGAGGCCCAGATTCCAAAAAGCGCGCCGTTCAACATGAACATCGCGGCGACAGCGCGGCGTGGAGTGCGTAATTCAAACATGAGCGACACCAAACCCGGCAGCAGCATAACGCGCGGCATCATCCATACCAGCGGTCAGAAAAAGGACGCTCAGTCTAACCCTCTTCAGCGCATGCGGCATCCGAAATCGGGCAAAAATGCTAATGAGAATAAGTTCCAACAGCCGTTTTCCTGACTTCTCTGCAAATTACTGCATAATCTTGCGTTACGTTACGTACAAGTGGGGAATCTATGCACTCATGTGACCTACTGCATCGCAGCCTCGCCATAATCGGTCGACATCAACAGCCGCCGTCGGCGGGAACTTTGTAGGCGTGTCCGTGGGAAACGGGGGTGTTTCGCCAACGCCTGCGGGCTTTGATCCGGCTGGCCCCTTTCCCCCGCGCGCCGCCTGGCTTATAGCGCGATCAACATGTGCAGGGGAGTATTCAGACTATGCAAGAACCGGCCATCACCACGGACCTGATCGCAGCCCACGGCATCAAGCCCGATGAATACGACCGCATCCTGCAAATCCTTGATCGCGAACCCAGCTATACCGAGCTTGGGATCTTTTCGGCCATGTGGAATGAACACTGCTCTTACAAGTCGTCCAAGAAGTGGTTGCGCACCCTGCCGACCACCGGCCCGCAGGTGATCTGCGGCCCCGGTGAAAATGCGGGCGTTGTCGATATCGGGGACGGTCAGGCCGTGGTCTTCAAGATGGAAAGCCACAACCACCCCTCATATATCGAACCGTATCAGGGCGCGGCGACCGGTGTTGGTGGCATCCTGCGTGATGTGTTCACCATGGGCGCGCGGCCCATCGCGGCGATGAACGCGCTCAGCTTTGGTGAGCCGACGCATCACAAAACCAAACGCCTTGTCCATGGCGTGGTCGAAGGTGTCGGCGGCTACGGCAACGCCTTTGGCGTCCCGACCGTTGGCGGCGAAGTCCGGTTTCACAGCGCCTATAACGGCAACTGCCTGGTCAACGCCTTTGCCGCCGGCCTCGCCGACGCGGACAAGATCTTTTATTCTGCGGCGTCTGGTGTGGGGCGTCCGGTTGTCTACCTTGGTGCCAAGACGGGGCGCGACGGGGTTGGCGGCGCGACCATGGCCAGTGCCGAGTTCGACGAAACCATCGAGGAAAAGCGCCCCACGGTTCAGGTTGGCGACCCTTTCACCGAAAAGCGTCTGATGGAGGCGTGTCTTGAGCTGATGCAGACCGGGGCCGTGATCTCGATTCAGGATATGGGTGCGGCCGGTCTGACCTGTTCGGCAGTCGAAATGGGTGACAAGGGCGAATTGGGCGTGCGGCTGGACCTGGAAAAGGTGCCGTGCCGCGAACCCGGCATGACTGCCTACGAAATGATGCTGTCAGAGTCGCAAGAACGGATGCTGATGGTGCTGGACCCCGCACGCGAGGATGTCGCCCGTGCAGTTTTCGAAAAATGGGACCTCGACTTTGCTATCGTTGGTGAGACAATCTCTGAGGATCGTTTCCTCATCGTTCACAATGGTGAGGTCAAGGCAGACATGCCGCTGCGCGCCTTGTCGGGCAATTCGCCGGAATACGACCGGCCATGGGAAGAAACGCCACAGGCCGAACCGCTGGCGGATGTCCCCGGTATCGACCCGATCGACGGGCTCAAGGCGCTGCTCACCAGCCCGAATTACTGCGCCCGCCAGTGGGTTTACGAACAATATGACAGTCAGGTCATGGCTGACACCATGCGCATCCCCGGCTTTGGCGCCGGTGTGATCCGCGTACATGGCACCGACAAAAAGCTGGCCTTTACTTCGGACGTGACACCGCGCTACGTGCGCGCCAATCCGGTTGAGGGCGGCAAACAGGCGGTGGCCGAGGCGTTCCGCAATCTGTGTGCCGTTGGCGCACGGCCGCTGGCAACGACCGACAACATGAACTT is part of the Puniceibacterium sp. IMCC21224 genome and harbors:
- the purL gene encoding phosphoribosylformylglycinamidine synthase subunit PurL, with the translated sequence MQEPAITTDLIAAHGIKPDEYDRILQILDREPSYTELGIFSAMWNEHCSYKSSKKWLRTLPTTGPQVICGPGENAGVVDIGDGQAVVFKMESHNHPSYIEPYQGAATGVGGILRDVFTMGARPIAAMNALSFGEPTHHKTKRLVHGVVEGVGGYGNAFGVPTVGGEVRFHSAYNGNCLVNAFAAGLADADKIFYSAASGVGRPVVYLGAKTGRDGVGGATMASAEFDETIEEKRPTVQVGDPFTEKRLMEACLELMQTGAVISIQDMGAAGLTCSAVEMGDKGELGVRLDLEKVPCREPGMTAYEMMLSESQERMLMVLDPAREDVARAVFEKWDLDFAIVGETISEDRFLIVHNGEVKADMPLRALSGNSPEYDRPWEETPQAEPLADVPGIDPIDGLKALLTSPNYCARQWVYEQYDSQVMADTMRIPGFGAGVIRVHGTDKKLAFTSDVTPRYVRANPVEGGKQAVAEAFRNLCAVGARPLATTDNMNFGNPEKPRIMGQFVGAIQGIGQACIALDMPIVSGNVSLYNETDGQGILPTPTIGAVGLIGAGEEPILGYARDGHVALLIGHTAGHLGQSALLAEVFNREDGDAPAVDLAAERRNGDFIRAERALIGCCTDLSDGGLALAAFEMAEASGVGVQIDTDDTAALFGEDQARYLVACDFDAAEALMAAAGQADVPVISVGRFGGDSVQFGKTSAPLAELAQIYRETFGATFG
- a CDS encoding MFS transporter encodes the protein MFELRTPRRAVAAMFMLNGALFGIWASRIPAFVDRFELSPDLLGVLLLCLAAGAILSFPLSGRLTDRVGAADLTRVIAILYGLSLAEVALAPTLPVLMLCLFLFGAAHGSMDVSMNAWATEVERHLARPVMSWFHAMFSLGAGIGAASGYVAIRLGIGVLPHFACMAVVLVLVALWMTAKQWESEKSKPSARIFALPTGPLVAVGLVAAAASLGEGAMADWSAVYLETAAGAVRAQAALGYAVFSIAMVVTRLSGGWIVQRFGPVRAARLSGVAALLGVLVAVSGPVLAPGQAFGVWLVLLGFGMMGVGYAVIMPLAFSRAAAEKGIGGGQAIASVATLGYGGMLLGPPVIGFLAGLTSLPVAFLLLALLALLIILFAGAMKRG
- the argC gene encoding N-acetyl-gamma-glutamyl-phosphate reductase, translated to MTHKIAIIGASGYTGAELIRLIATHPSMEIVALAANSKAGQSMAQVFPHLRHLTLPDLVTWEQIDFDTVDLCFCALPHKTSQEVISKLPKSLKIVDLSADFRLRNPAEYKKWYGNDHAAIEMQSEAVYGLTEFYRNEIASARLVAGTGCNAAIGQFILRPLIAEAVIDLTDIILDMKCAVSGAGRSLKENLLHAELSEGYNAYAVGGTHRHQGEFDQEFSAIAGQEVQVQFTPHLMPANRGILATTYVKGDPQAVYKTLQNAYEEEPFIFVLPFGETPSTHHVRGSNFCHIGVTGDRINGRAIVVGALDNLTKGSSGQALQNANLMLGEDETAGLMLVPCFP
- a CDS encoding lysophospholipid acyltransferase family protein — protein: MPVTHHIARDISYSYSASTRSGRAMIRLMENATGRISLIKRAKGYEAEVAKGRDFWQVIVERYGLGLDVIGGAIDNIPKTGPLIVIANHPYGILDGLMLGHILSVARGDFRILAHRVFRKAQDLERVILPISFDETKEAVALNVETRKEALRYLGDGGAIGVFPGGTVSTAAKPFSRPMDPGWRSFTARMVAKSGATVVPIYFDGHTSRLFQVASHLHTTLRMGLLIKEFHKRVDTPVQVVIGQPIPPEVLQPHTKDSRAMMDFLRKATYDLSPNPLVSCDYGFEFEEKHKVKA
- a CDS encoding indolepyruvate ferredoxin oxidoreductase family protein, which translates into the protein MSTHQITLNDRFDLSKPQVLLNGTQALVRLMLMQKARDRNAGLNTAGYVTGYRGSPLGAVDMQMNRAAKELIASDVLFKEGLNEDLAATALWGAQQAELRGEGKYDGVFGLWYGKGPGVDRSGDVMRHANMAGSSTNGGVIMAMGDDHTGESSTVLHQSEWAMVDAYMPVVSPAGVQEILDYGIYGFALSRFSGLWVGLKTMKDTVEATAVVDGRPDRMPLVIPPFDMPEGGLNIRLIDTPHAQEARMIDYKRFAAEAFSRANGMDKRIWGKPGAKIGFVAAGKNWLDLVHALSLLNIDANEAERLGLTTYKIGQTFPLDMQGFHDWADGVDLIVVVEEKRKLIEIQIKEAIFNDRQGRRVWGWHKGGGAGSMHGPELFPTRGALDPFLIAEKLGGILVDEGRGTDGIRAGLLRLDEARRADNAEEIAARLPYFCSGCPHNSSTKVPEGSRAYAGIGCHYMVQWMDRSTTGFTHMGGEGANWIGEAPFSKTGHVFQNLGDGTYNHSGVQAIRAALLAGTTITYKILYNDAVAMTGGQKNDGGLTAPRIVRELKAMGVENVALVYDEKEDVDLAAYPADIDKAERGELETIQKTYANHPGVSAIVYVQTCAAEKRRRRKRGSFPDIDKRVFINTDVCEGCGDCGVQSNCVSIVPVETELGRKRAIDQSSCNKDFSCLKGFCPSFITLEGATIRKDQTTDLTLPDLPDPVLPVIDGTWNVIVTGVGGTGVVTIGAVLAQAAQIDGKGAGMMEMAGLAQKGGAVHIHCRLAETPEDISAIRVATGECDALIGGDLVVSAGAKTLGLMRSGRTGGVVNSHEIITGDFTRNTEFSLPTDRLQLALEARLQDRIVLFDASELARVTLGDSIFSNMMILGAAWQRGLVPLRKSAIEAAIRLNGAAVDRNLRAFEIGRWAVTHTDDVNAILPPKVLILPQTLEERIAFRSDHLIAYQGKALARRYRKLVDGIENPRLREAVAKGYHKLLSYKDEYEVARLLLHSRAKAAEQFDGDFRLSFHLAPPILSKTGADGRPIKRQFGPGMLRGFAVLAKLRKLRGTPFDPFGRTKERRMERDLISQYEADMAKILADVRPETMDAVVALAELPMQIKGFGPVKEAAEIKAAKRREELLATIRAGGAPVRHAAE
- a CDS encoding LysR family transcriptional regulator, whose translation is MDWDKLRIFHAVADAGSLTHAGDTLHLSQSAVSRQIRALEESLNTTLFHRHARGLILTEQGELLFDATVSMVKRIDAATARIRDSEEEVFGELRVTTTTGFGSLWLAPRLPKLYEKYPDLKIDLMLEERVLDLPMREADVAIRMKEPSQADLIRKRLMNIRMRLYASPDYLEQHGVPQSIEEMANYRLICQNTRSAQVGAGLNMVQNLLTYDIQSMLTVNNYFGVLQAVLAGLGIGVLPDYIIEDFPSVVRVLPDYESGEVPVFLAYPEELRQSKRIAAFRDFVQEEIFAHRQQRKAMGDA
- the murI gene encoding glutamate racemase, which translates into the protein MAVGVFDSGLGGLTVLDAVVKKLPEVPFVYLGDSANAPYGVRDADDVYQLTCAAVERLWAAGCDLVILACNTASAAALRRMQESWLPPEKRVLGVFVPLIEAMTERQWGDNSPPREVAVKHVALFATPATVRSRAFQRELAFRAIGVDVEAQACGGVVDAIEDGDLILAEALVRSHVDALKRKMPEPQAAILGCTHYPLMQEAFQDALGANVSVYSQANLVAESLADYLIRHPGMLGRGDESKFLTTGDPRRVSDRATQFLRRRIVFEKA